One Triticum dicoccoides isolate Atlit2015 ecotype Zavitan chromosome 3B, WEW_v2.0, whole genome shotgun sequence genomic window, TAGTACCTCGGTGACGGTTCTGCCGCCGTTGTCGGCTCGAGGAAGAGAGTCGTCGAAGATCACTGCGTTGGTGGGAAAAGCGTCAAGCGATGTCGTGTcgaagtcgacaagcatcgggtcggtggagccaaccgactccaaatcTGCAGCGGGCTCGCTAGAGACGtgcagttggtcgaggaggctaatgaggcggctctcggggcagcctgtgcccgcgtcagacgcgggctcgtcggagatgcaggcctcgccaagaagatcggcgaggcagctcgccgcgcaggcgtcgtcgacgccttgcagcgcgtcggggcaagcgccatcgggcgtgccgggctggctatgctcgctgggaaggaaaagggttcccgtccagagcaggtctccggacgacggtgcacctagccccacggtgggcgccaaatgttgggtggtaggtgcgacatatgccaatgggtggcttatcattgtgggagccagtaagacatcgccggtgcctggaaacgggatgaggcgaaggcatgcacgccggcggatcttacccaggtttggggctctccgtggagataacacccctagtcctgctctgcgggatctccgcatgatcactagatcaacaagtggctacaagaggctccttgagctgttctgcgagaggaagaagaagggcaaggttagctctcttctcccctcaatgtagtgtctaaaactctaagagatcaaccctttgcatgggtgtcctggggggtttatataggcttaccccccaggggtacaattgtAATCCGGCTGGGagtgggccctagccgtcagtgtctatgcTCACCGGCTTCTCCGccagccgctggggcccgccgactggtgggtcccgccggctgccggcctcttggtcgacaggcaggtccCACCGCTTGGCGGTCTTGtcaggggctggttactgttgcctcactcttgatgatgagggctttgtcgaggtaagcatggctacagtaccgccACCTGGCGGGCTCTcattgtagccttacctcgtcttgtctccttaatggtgcgcgtACTTTGAGGAAGAGAGCGAGCCGGCTGGTGGGAGCCGGCTACGTCCCAGGCCGACTGGGGgtggcgtggccgccttcgggtgtctctctgactgaaggggcccgccgcccgcgggccgtactgacagcctgtcgtggggggcgtcatggtcagcatggcagcagtgccacgccggacgagtcatggctgccccgtacggcgtactgtggccatgcgtgctccgagattcgggggtgtcaggcttcactgttgccacgccccgtctcatcaccGTTAagtgggtgcagactttgagggcacggTCTTGGTCGTCTGcaaggggccggcttcttggagtcggtcttctcatggtcggcttcttggagtcggccctctcgcggctttcttcatgagagtTTAGTGCTGGGCCGCCTTCCGGTAGCCGGCATGtgagacagccggccaggggaaggcggccccatgcctTGGGTGCTTGAAGGCTCGATCGGCCTATCATTTTTTGAAGAACCAGGggggccggctaggctacccgtggtcatttactccgacatccTTTGTTTCTCTCTTTACGGACTCATCTCATGTTAAGTTTGGTCTACCCCAACCTCTCTTAACATTATCAACATGCTTTAACTGGTTGCTATGCACCCGATGCTTTTGAACAAGATTCTCGTCAATCGATGTTATCCCAACTCTACCATGTATATCATCATATGGACCCAATCCTTTCTTGTATGGCCACATATCCATCCAACATGTGCGTTTTTGCTACACCTAACTGCtggacatgtcgccttttagttgaCCAACATTCAACATCATACAACATCGCAGGTCGAAACGTCTCCTATAGAACATACCTTTTAGCTATTgtagcactctcttgtcacagagaatgccaaaaGCTTGGTGCCACTCATCTATCCAACTTTGCTTCGATGATTCacatcttcattggtgtcatcatcCATTTGCAGCATTGACCCAACATATTGAAAGGTGTCCTTCCAATCAGTCGCGGATCTAGAATTTGACCAACGTGGAGGCAACATTACAGAGGGTAGTATTTTTTTTGTCAAAACACATTACAAATAGTTAATAAAGTATTGAATATACATATGAATGCACTAGTAAAAAATATTCTGCAAATTGTATGTATATCCACATCATCAGCAAAAATCATACACTGTCAGATATCTCCTTATAGTATATCCCCTTGTGACCTCGTCCAGCATCAAAGCAAAAAAAAAACGAGGGCTCAAAACTGACCTTGAGTTTCATCATCACTCGTCCGAACAGTCACAACATTATCATACATGCCTCGATGAGGGTTATCATACATGTCTCGATGAGGGTACACACAGAAAACCCCTATCCGACGACCCAAGACCTCAAAATCAAAATTTTTTTCAATCATTTGTTTTGCACTTGTATTCCTATCACATTTGTGTGTTATTTTTATCTAATCCTAATCCGCACAAGGCAGATTTCACTTGTCATGATGCAGGTCTCATTGCACCAAatgaaggaaaaagaagaaaatttagttggaacaaaaacaaaaatataGGATCTAGTAAACactacaaaaacaaaagaaaagaaaatgagtcTAAAATAGATACCAGAAATTTTTAGAACTATACAAGCTGCACCACAAGGACTACCCAGCTCAATAATCATCATTATTCCTTAATACACTTGCATTAAACTCCAAGCATGACAGTGTAAAAATGAAATAGAGTTGACAACAGAGGCACAATGATAGCCCGGCATAACAAGGCTGCCGTCGTCGCCATAAGTTAAGCACAGTAAGGGCTACCAGAGTGTACAGATCTGCAAATCTAAGTCCCAAGCGCAACAAATCAAAGTTGTAAACAATATACATTTCTGTGGTGCGGCTGTGCATGGGTCGAGAGAGTTTTCGCGGCGGCGTACCACTCAACCCTCCTCGCCGAACTCCTTGGTGAACTTCTCGTGCACTTCCAGGTCCTTCTTACCAACGGTTGGTCTCTGTCTCGCAAGGACCTTCTCGAAATCATTCTTCGAGATCGGGGGTGGAAGAATCTGCAGCCAAGCAATACGCATTAGTAATTCAAATTCAGTTCAACAGAGGCCTCTTGGAGGTAACAAATGCCATCTATATTCTCTTACCTGTGAGGCAAGGCCTTTGGATGCAAGATCCTGCATCGTGGTCTGCACAGCACCTGGCTGCTTCGGTCCACAGGGCATCCACATGTCACCATCTATCTTGAAGAAGTACATAGCATCCTGTGTTTTGCGCACAGGCTCAAACAACACATCTTTCACCTGTTAACAAACAGAAGAATCAGACGCACGTCACAATGTACAGACACATGTGGGTTGTGCAAAAATTACTTACACAGACAGCAACATCGGAACCAGAGAATCCTTCTGTACGACGACCCAAGACCTCAAAATCACTTTCCGATAAGCTGTGCGGTGTATCCCCAAGATGCACCTGAATGAATTTAAGTTGCCAGCTTTAAGCAAAGGATCATGACAACTTATCAAAACAGAACATTTTATGCAGTGTTGCACAGATGTTTCGTAAATACCTTAAACATATGCTGCCTAGCTTTCGCGTCAGGTAGCGGAATGTAGATACGCTTGTCAAACCGCCGCCGCACAGCCTGAAGTAATGAATACACACTCAATTTCAATCGACCGCTGCTGGATTTAGTATATGAATTGGTGATCAAACTGTTCTAGAAATATCAAGAGAATCTTTGTAAGCCATAAATGGTACAACAGTGTATTTGAGAAGTTTCCGGAGACCTGGTCCAGAGCATATGGCGTATTCGTTGCAGCAAGAACAAGAACTTTATCATCATTATGGCCAACACCCTGGATAGTTACGGGGAAACAAAGCAAATGTATTAGCCAAAACTGTTAGTGCGAGGAATCTATACAACTACTGTGTTTGCTGAGATATCCAGTGTTATGCAATAACCAGTCCACTATTACAGTGGTAAGGAATCTGTGAGGCCAAATTATGTCCTTTTACGTAGCAATGCAACAGTATTGGCAAAGTTTTCTTAAAAAACTATAGGCTCACTACTAATTCCATAATCTGGACACAGAATGTGTCGGGCCATCACTTCTCCATGTCTGAATTATTTGAATCATTTACCATACTAAGTGCAGAAATCCATCTAATCACGACACCATATTCTGAAGCAGAACACATATTCAGAAACAGCTCACAACATTATAGGCTGCAAAAGCTCACCTGCATCTGTACAAGAAGTTCGGTTTTTATTCTCCTGGAAGCTTCACTTTCATTGCCTTCTCCACGTGTACCGCACAAGGAATCAATTTCATCAATGAAGATAATTGACGGGGCATTTTCGCGAGCCATTTGGAAAAGATTAGCAACTAGTTTCTCGCTCTCTCCCATCCATTTCGAAACAAGGTCTGATGAAGATATGCTGCAGGTAAATTGATCGCATTAATATGGTATAACCTTAAGGATATTGTATTAGCAGTACAAATAAATGGAAATTAGTAGGAAATGAACGTTAGCAATATACATGGGCACATCAAGTCCAGAAGAAAGAACATGCAGCTTGTTCAGAGATATTTACATGGGTAAATTTGATATATGCCACTACAAAGTATCCCtgttttgaaaaatgccactacaaagTATCCCTGTTTTGAAAAATGCCATTAGTATTCTTTGACTTTGAAACATCCCACTACAAAGTTCATATGCTTTGAAATATGCTATTGCATACCGTTTTGGAGGATTAGACACCATAACAAGTATGTATTTCATTTTGTACATGGACCCCTTCGGCCAAGTCAACAGCTAGCCGCTCCCGATACCCTTTTTCCTCTCTGTCTCTCTGAAATCAGCCAGCTTTGGCCCTTGGCCACTCGCCGTTGCTGGTGCTGCTCCTAGCTGCCAGCTCCTCCACTTCGCCAGAGCTGCTGCTCCCAAGTGCTGCTCTCGCCCACCACCTCTAGTGCTACAACCAGCCGCCGGCTCTATGCTGCACAACTCAACTTTCACTGTTTGCCCTTGGTGCTCGGTGTCCATGATGCCGACGACGGCCGAGAACGGCGGCACGGTGGCAATGCGAAGGACCTCGTCATGCACAGTAGATTGTGGTGGCGAAGGATAGCACGCTCGAGCACACAACGTTGCGTGGCAGCTGGGCGTGTGCATGTCGCGTGTGGCTCCGAGAAGCCTGAAGCCTGTAGCAACGTGAAACCTGAAGCTAAAGCAACGTGAAGCAAAATTGACAGCATATGCATTGCTTGTTTGATGTTCCAGAACTGCTGCATTGCTTTCTGTTCCAATTGACAACTTGACTTAAATAACATACCAGCATCGGCACTAGTTGCCTCCATGTCTCTCATCTAGGTCTAGGTTTACAAAGGGGAGAGGATAAGAGCAAGGGTGTCGGTCCGGAGAGCTGGGACATGGCGGCAAGGAACGGGACTGGTGGAGGAGACCACGAGCAG contains:
- the LOC119274602 gene encoding protein SUPPRESSOR OF K(+) TRANSPORT GROWTH DEFECT 1-like, which produces MNALEYFKTHLKYEKNPKIKEAITAKFTEYLRRAEEIRAVLDEGGGGPPGAPNGGDAAVATRPKTKGKDGGGDGAGGDDSEQSKLRAGLNSAIITEKPNIKWNDVAGLESAKQALQEAVILPVKFPQFFTGKRRPWRAFLLYGPPGTGKSYLAKAVATEADSTFFSISSSDLVSKWMGESEKLVANLFQMARENAPSIIFIDEIDSLCGTRGEGNESEASRRIKTELLVQMQGVGHNDDKVLVLAATNTPYALDQAVRRRFDKRIYIPLPDAKARQHMFKVHLGDTPHSLSESDFEVLGRRTEGFSGSDVAVCVKDVLFEPVRKTQDAMYFFKIDGDMWMPCGPKQPGAVQTTMQDLASKGLASQILPPPISKNDFEKVLARQRPTVGKKDLEVHEKFTKEFGEEG